CGCCTGGGGACCCTTGGGGCCCTGCTCCGTGTCGAACTCGACCTTCTGTGCTTCCTCGAGGTTGCGGTGTCCGCTGCCCTGGATCGCGCTGAAGTGCGCGAAGACATCGGCGGATCCGTCATCGGGAGCAATGAAGCCGTAGCCCTTGTCGGAGTTGAACCATTTGACAGTGCCAGTGGCCATGCTGTGTTTCCTTTGTGTTCGTGGGCCGAGCTTCGACCCGTAATGCCTCGACGATGTTCGGCTCGGCAGTTTGTGGGGCTCTCAGTGTGACGGCGGAGATTCGCTGCGTCTCTTGGCTGGGAGCGTGAGGTAGGTGAAGGACGATGATCGAGTGGCCACCATGCATGTGAGGCAGTCGGGCCGATGAACAGCCGGAGATTCCGGAAGTCAACGTGAATGTGTCGCTCTAGCTTAGCTCATTCCCGGGCCATCTTGTTGACAGTGGTGGAGTCTTCCCGTGAAACGATGGACGACATGAGTTCTGCGAACCTGACCAGACGCGAGACCGCCGCTCGATCGGCGACGTTCAATGTGCACCAGATCCGAGTCGAGCTCGACCTGCGAGACGCAACGAATCCGCAGCAGCGCGGGTTCGGCACGACGACCACGCTGAAGTTCGAGGCATCAGCGACCGACTCATGGATCGACTTCATCGGCGAGTCGGTGAACCGGGTCACCGTGAACGGGGTCGATGTCCCCGTCGACTACGACGGCGCGCGCATCGCAGTCACTGGGCTCGTGGCATCCAACACCGTCGTCGTCGAGGCGACGGGCCGCTACAGCAGGTCCGGAGAAGGGCTGCACCGTTTCGTCGACCCCGTCGATGGCGAGACCTACCTCTACACGCAGTACGAGCCCGCCGACTCGCGGCGCGTGATGGCGTGCTTCGAGCAGCCGGACATGAAGGCGGCGTACACGTTCATCGTCCATGCGCCGCACGACTGGCAGGTGCTGTCGAATCAGAGCGTCGTGACCACCCGGGTCACGAACAGCGGGCAGACCGTCGAGTTCGCGCCGACATTGCCGCTGTCGAGCTACATCACTGCTGTGGCCGCAGGCCCCTATCATCGCGTCGACAGCACCTGGACCCGTGGTGAGCAGGAGGTCGCGCTCGGAGTGTTCTGCCGTGCGTCGCTGGCGCGACACCTCGAAGCGGACGAGATCATCGAGGTCACCCGTCAGGGCCTGGACTTCTTCACCGATGCCTTCGCGTTCGCATATCCCTGGGGCAAGTACGACCAGATCTTCGTGCCGGAGTACAACCTCGGCGCGATGGAGAACCCCGGGCTCGTCACATTCACCGAGGCCTACATCCCGCGCGGTGCAGCCACGGACGCCCAGCGCGGGGGGCGCGCGAACACGATCCTGCATGAGATGGCGCACATGTGGTTCGGCGACCTCGTCACCATGCGCTGGTGGGACGACCTATGGCTGAAAGAATCGTTCGCCGACTACATGGGTTCGCACGCATCGGCGGCGGCGACCAGATTCACCGACGCATGGGTGCGCTTCGCCGCGAACCGCAAGGCCTGGGCGTACCAGCAGGATCAACTTCCGACGACGCACCCCATCGTCGCCGACATCCCCGATCTCGAGGCGGCGAAGCTCAATTTCGATGGCATCACTTATGCCAAGGGTGCGTCGGTGTTGAAGCAACTCGTCGCGTTCGTCGGCGAGGAGCCGTTCTTCGAAGGTGCGCGGCGCTACTTCGCCGCCCATGCGTACGGCAACACGACCCTCGACGACCTGCTCGTTCAGCTCGAGGACGTCTCCGGCCGCGACGTGCGGGCATGGTCGAAGTCGTGGCTCGAGACCAGCGGTGTCACGACGCTCTGGCTGGAGACGGATGCCGCCGGCGAGCGGGTCCTGATGCAGAGCGATCCACGACCGCATCGGCTGCGCGTTGGTCTGTATGACCTGATCGAGGGGCGGCTCGTACTGCGCGAGCAGATCGAACTCGACATCATGGCAGAGCGGACCCCCGTTTCGTTGCCCGCTGCTGACCTCATCGTGCTGAACGACGACGACATGAGTTATGTCAAGGCCCGGCTCGACGAGGCGTCGGTTGCCGCTGCCGCCACGGCGCTCTCCACGCTCGCGCCGCTGCCGCGCGCGCTGGTCTGGTCGTCGCTGTGGAATGCAACCCGAGACGGTGAGATGCCTGCGGCGACCTACCTGGACATCGTGCGGCACCACGCACCCGCGGAGGAGAACATCGGACTCCTTTCGGGCGTGCTCGCGAACACCGCCTACACGATCGGGCACTTCGTTCCCGTGGCACGGCGCGAGGCGGAGCGCACAGCATGGCTTGCGGCTGCAGAGGCCGCCCTGGATGCCGCGCTGCCGGGCAGCGATGCCCAACTGGCCTGGGCACGTGCATTCGCCGCGGCATCCGCTGTGAGCGACGCCAGTGCCGATCGGGTACGAGCGATCCTGGGAGGGAACGGCCCGGCCGGCCTTCCGATCGATCCCGAACTGCGTTGGTCGCTGATCACCGCATTGGCGACGACGGGGAATTCGTCCGAAGACGACATCGCAGACGAATTGAGACACGACGACACGGCCGATGGACGCACGGCGGCCCTACGTGCACTGGCCTCACGCCCTGCTGCCGACGTCCGGGCGGCGGCGTGGGATCGTGCCTGGAACGATGAGAGCCTGAGCAACGATCACCTCGACGCGATCATCGCCGGGGTGCGTGCCGGCGCCCGCCGAGATCTCATCGCTCGATTCGATGACGAGTACTTCGAACGCATTGCCGAGGTGTGGAGCGTGCGCAGCATCGAACTTGCCAGGCGTCTCGTGATCGGCTTGTTCCCTGGGACGGACACGACGGATGCTGTCGACGCATGGCTCGCGGAGAACCAGATCGCACCGGCGGCTCTGCGTCGCCTGGTGATCGAACAGCGTGACCACCTCGCACGAGGAATCAGGGTGCGCGCGGCGCAGTGACGTCCCTGGCGAGAAGCTCCGCGGCCGTGCTCCGGCCGAGCGCCCGGTAGCCGTCGCGATCGTCGCTCTGGACGAGAAGGATCGCGGCGACCGACGCAGCCCATGCGCGCGCTCGCACCCACGTCGCGTCGTCGTAGCGACCTGCTGTCGCGTGGCGGAACGCTGCTCGCCCCTTCGCATCGAACGCCATCCAAGCGATCGCGAGATCGTAAGAGGGGTCGCCGGCAGTGACATCCCCGAAGTCGATGAGAGCCGAGAGCCGATCCCCGGCGATCACGATGTTGCCGGGGTGCAAGTCGCCGTGGATCCACACCCGTTCGGTGCTGACGGGAGCCGCAAGGCCGGCGGACCACGCGCTGTCGATGCTCAACCGGAGAGCATTGGGGACGAGAGCAAGCAGTTCGCGCAGTCGTTCGTCGCGCTGGGCGAGGGGGATTCCTCGGACCGGATTGTGCGGCGCATCCGCAGGCGCGGTCCGGTGGAGCGCGCGTAGCGCGTTCGCGAGCTCGGGGGCCCAGGCGGCGTTGCGTGCGCGGGGCCTCTCAAGGGCATGCGTGCCGGGGATCCACGGCACGATCGACCATGGCCATGGGAATTCGGATGTCGCTCTGCCGTCGACCACGGGGATCGGGGTGCGAACGCCGACGGCGTCAAGCATCGGACCGATGATGGGGAGCGCCTGCTGCTCGTGTTCGATCAACGGTGCGGCGAGGCCACGACGTGGAATCCGCACCGCGAGATCGTCACCGAGTCGCCAGGTGGCGTTGTCCCATCCTTCGTCGACGAGCTGCAACGTCCGACGTGCCAGATGCGGCGCGCCCTGCACGAGCAGCATCCGTACCTCCGCCTCATCGAGGCGTCGTTCCGCCGCGGGGGATAGAGCCACGATCAGAGGTCGAGGGAGGCGCCGGGGTCCAGCTCGAAGAACTCGCCGCCATGCTGCTCGGTCGCCCACTTCAGGCGCGCGCGGTGCATATCGCGGCCGATGACTGACAGCGTCATGTCGTGCACGCCGAAGGCGCGTCGCGGAGCAACGGCCAACACGAAGTCCATCGCCTCTCCGATCTTCAGCCAGGGGGCGCCGAGAGGTGCCGCGAGGGTGCCGACCTCGACTCCCTCCGGGACGGCGTACGAATCGCCGGGGTAGTAGAGCTCGTCATTGATGAGTACTCCGAGATTCTGCACCCTCGGCAGCGACGAGTGGATGATCTCGTGATCGCCGCCGAAGAAGCGCACCGTGAACGGGCCGGCGCTCACGGTGTCGCCCGGCTCGACCACCGTGATGTCATAGTCCGCGGCGGCGGTGGCGACGCCTGCAGGCGCGAAGATCGGGATGCCGGGCGCATCACGAAGAATGCGATCAAGGTGATCGGCCGTCCAGTGATCCGGGTGCTCGTGCGTGATCACGACGCCGACCAGGCCGGACAGATCGTCGAGCGGGCTTGTGAACGACCCCGGATCGATGATCAGAGTGTCGCCGCCCAGGTCGACGCGGAGGGAGGCATGTTCGAACTTCGTGACGCGCATGAGGAGAGTCAACTCCTTCTTCGTCCGTGCGGCAAACGCCGCTCCAAGGATGACGCGCCCGGGATCTTCTCGTGCTCGGGCCGATTTTGCGGAGCGTGAAAACCCATGGCATACTTGAACGGTTGTCGCGGGGCTGGAAAGCTCCGCAAGACGGCCCCATCGTATAGCGGCCTAGTACGCTGCCCTCTCACGGCGGTAACGCGGGTTCGAATCCCGCTGGGGTCACACGACACCAGAGAACCCCCGGAATTCCGGGGGTTCTCTGCATTTCATATGGATTGCGGACGGATTCGCCTACGCCGCCGATCTCTCCCCGACGGGCCTGCGCCGCAGCGCTGCGGACTCGATGGGCGGAGTGTTGTACTCCTGGTCCATCCTGCCGACGCCCGTGCCCGGCGGAACGATCTCATCTATCCGGTCGAGCAGCTCGTCCGAGAGTCGTACGTCGGTGGAGGCAAGGAGGTCGTCGAGCTGCTCCATGGTCCGCGGCCCGATGAGGGCCGCCGTCACGCCGGGGTGCGCGATCACGAAGGCGAGTGCCAGATGCGTGAGCGGCAGGCCCGCTTCCGCCGCAAGCGGGATGAGCTGCTCGACGGCCTCGATGCGGCGTTCGTCGCGAAGCGCGGCGAACAGACGAGTGCGGCGCAGGTCTGTGTCCTGTCCGCGACGGACGCGCCCTGTGAGCATTCCGCTGGCCAGCGGACTCCAGATGACCGTGCCCATGCCAAAGCGCTGTGCGACGGGCAGCACCTCTCGCTCGATCGAGCGGTCCAGCAACGAGTAGTGCGGCTGCTCAGTCCGAAATCGCTCGAGGCCCCGTCGCTCTGCGACCCATTGGGCCTCGACCATGTCGGAGGCGGGCATGTCAGAGGAGCCGATCGCGCGGACCTTTCCGCTGCGCACCAGATCGGTGAGAGCTGACAGGGTCTCCTCTATATCCGTCTGCGGATCTGGACGATGCATCTGGTAGAGATCGAGGTGGTCGGTGTTCAATCGACGAAGCGAGTTCTCGACCGCGGTGATGATCCAGCGACGTGAGGCACCCTGGTGATTCGGGTCGTCACCGATGGGGCGAGCGAACTTCGAAGCGAGCACGACGTCGTCTCGGCGTCCGAGCAACGCCTTGCCCAGCATGTCCTCGGATTCTCCGTAGGCATCGGCGGTGTCGATGAAATTGATGCCGGCGTCCAGGGCGCGGGCCACCATCTGGTCCACTTCCTTCTGGTCGGCGTTTCCGAATGAACTGAACATCATCGCCCCGAGGGCGAGAGGTGAGACCTGGATGCCGGTACGGCCGAGTGGTCGGTAGTGCATGATTCTCCTTCAAGGATCAGTGGGAGCCGAGCGCCGCGCGCGGTAAGCTTGAATAAGCGGAACACTCGTCCGCAACTATACGGAACAACGTTCCGTTTGTCACGCGAGGATGAAGATGATGAGCACCCCGGCGCAGGATTCCGCCCCTCGGCGCAAGCGCGCGGATGCGGTACGCAATACGGAGTCAGTGCTCGAAGCAGCCAAAGCGGCATTCGCCGAGTCCGGAGTCGATGCGCCGATGCGCGACATCGCTGCTCGCGCGGGTGTCGGAGTCGGCACGATCTACCGCAACTATCCACTTCGTTCGGACCTGATCATCGCGGTCTTCCGTCGAGAGGTCGATGCGACGGCGGCCGAAGCCGGTCGTCTCGCAGGGGAGTACCCGCCACCGGAGGCGTTGCGCCGGTGGACCGCGCGATTCGCCGGCTTCGTCGCCACCAAGCGCGGCTTCGCGAGCGCGCTGCACTCGGGTGACCCGGCATATCAATCGCTTCCCAAGTACTTCGTCGGGACGCTCGCGCCGAAGGTTCAGAGCATCCTGGATGCCGGCGCGCGAGACAGCAGCATCCGCGACGATGTCCGCGCGGAGGAGCTCATCCATGCCCTGAGCAGACTCGCGCAGGATCGCTCGGTCGACACCGGCGAGCAGACGACACGCATGACCGACGTGCTGCTCGACGGGTTGTTCCTGTGCGCACCCGGGGAATCACGGAACTAAACCACCGGCCGTACGGTCGAGAGCGAGTGCCGGCGCCGATACTCCCGGGGAGTGGTTCCGGAGTGTTTTCGGAACACGCGGCCGAAGTGGGAGAGGTCGCGAAAGCCGCTCGACACCGCGATGTCCGAGATCGGGCGGTCGCCGCCGCGAAGCTGGGTCATCGCGTACTGCACGCGCAACTGCGCGACATAGTCGGTGACGGTCGACCCGGTGTAGCGCGCGAACATCCGCGAGAAGTACGTCCGCTCCAGGTGCGCCATCGACGCGAGGGACTCGAGCGTGTGCGTGTCGACGTAGTTGCGATCGAGGTAGACCCGCACCGTCTCGATCGCAGAATGCGCTCGACCCAGTGACGCGGTGTCAGGGATGAAACCACGATCGGCGATCAGTCGGGCACAGGTGACGAGTATGAGCTTCTTGAGTGCGTCCATGGCCTCGCCTGTCCCATCGTGAGGACGGTTCGTCTCGGCGACGATCATCCGGAGAAGCGCCCTGGTGTCATCGACATCGTCGAGCGACACCTGTGGCAGCCGAATACGTGATGCCGTCGACGCCCCGAGCGGAATCAAGGTGGCGAGCGCGAGATCGAGAGGCGGCCGCAGCGATGGCAGCGGATGATCGTCGACATCCAGATACACGTTGACCACGTCGAGAGGGCGATCGCCCGTGATGAGCCCGTGCTTCTCGCCGGTGCGGGTGATCGCGAACGACGGACCGGTGATCAGGTGGTCGATTCCATCCATCACGTGGTGTCCTTCGCCGGCGAGCACGAACGTGAGGAGAACGACGTCGAGCTCGTGGTGATCGAGCACCGGATTCACGTATCCGGGAAATGGTTCAGCAGCGATTCCGTAACGGGAGAGTGTCTCGTGGCGCCCGCGTATCCGTTCTTGCGGAGAGACAAGATCAGCACACATGTACACAATTTTGCCCTAGAACGAGGCTGAATACCTGTCGAATATTGAGTTGACGCAACCGAGCGAACTGTTTCACAGAGAGGTAAAGCATGTTCACACTGAGAACGCGCGCCAGCCTGGCCGCGCTGTCGGGAGCCGCTGTAGTGGCGGCCGCAGCGGGGTGCAGCGCCGGCACCGCGACCGACGGCAAGACGACCATCAGCTATCTGGTCCAGACGGACAAGCTGACGACAGAGACCGCGACCGCCATGATCGAGGCATTCGAGAAGGCGAATCCCGACATCGCCGTCGAACTGGACACACAACCTGCGGGAACCGAGGGCGACAACCTCACCAAGACGAAGCTGTCGACGGGCGAGATGTCTGATGTGTTCTTCTACAACACCGGCTCGCTTCTGCAGGCGCTCAATCCGGATGATCAACTCGTCGACCTTTCCGGCGAATCCTGGGTCGAGAAGGTGAATGACGACTTCCTGAGCACTGTGAGCACGGATGACGGGATCTACGGCGCACCGAACGGCTCCTCGCTCGCAGGTGGAGTGCTCTACAACAAGAAGGTCTACGCCTCGCTCGGATTGGAAGTGCCCACGTCGTGGGCCGAGTTCCTGGCGAACGGTGAGGAGATCAAGAGATCAGCGCCGGATGTCGCGCCGATCCTCCAGGCGTACGGTGACGACTGGACTGCTCAGCTGTTCGTCCTCGCGGACTTCGCGAACGTACTGCATCAGGATCCGGAATGGGCGACGAAATACACCGACAACGAGGCCAAATATTCGGACCAGCCCGCGTTCTCCGGCTTCCTGCATCAGCAGGAGGCGTTCGAGGCCGGACTGTTCAACGAGGACTTCGCGTCGCTCTTGAACGATGAGGCGATCGCAATGCTCGCCGAGGGCAGCGGCGCGCACTATCCGATCCTCACGAGCGCCGTCTCGGCCATCTCGCAGAACCACCCGGACAGCCTCGACGACGTGGGGTTCTTCGCACTGCCGGCTGACGACGCCACCGACACCCAGGCCACGGTCTGGCAGCCGAACGCGCTGTACATCCCCAGATCGACGGAGGGAGCGCAATTGGAGGCGGCCAAGAAACTCGTCGAGTTCATCGCCTCGAGTCAGGAAGCCTGCGAGATCCTTCAGGCCACGGGGGTGCCGAGCGGCCCGTACGTCATCTCCACCTGCGAACTCCCCGCAGATGCTCCCGCAGCGATTCAGGATCTGAACGCCTACTTCGAAGCGGAGGCGACGGCTCCTGCACTCGAGTTCCTCTCACCGGTCAAGGGACCGTCCCTGCCGAACATCACGATCGAGGTCGGCTCGGGGATTCGGTCAGCAGAGGACGCAGCGGCCCTCTACGACGAGGACGTGAAGAAGCAGGCGCAGCAGTTGGGCCTCGAGGGCTGGTAGCCCGTTGAAGCTCATGAGGATCACAGTCAATACCGATGCGTGCGTCGGGGCAGGCCAGTGCGCACTCGTCGCCGGGGGGCTCTTCGATCAGGATGACGACGGCATCGTGATCCTGTTGGAGGAGCATCCTGGCGATGCGGACCTGCCCAGCGCTCAGCGCGCAGCATCGTTGTGCCCTGCCCGCGCGATCACGGTGAATCCACGATGACAGCGCATATCCAGCACTTCCAGGTGATCATCGTCGGTGCCTCTCTCGCAGGGCTGACGGCAGCCGAATCGCTTCGCGACGAAGGCTTCTCGGGGTCGATCGCGGTGATCGGGGAAGAGATGCATGCGCCGTACCTGCGGCCGTCGCTGTCGAAGCAGGTACTGAAGGGAGTATGGGGGCCGACCCAGGCCGCTATCCGCGAACCGTCTCAGCTCGCCGACCTCGACATCGCACTCATGCTCGGGCGAGGAGCCAGGCGACTCGACATCGCGGGACGGACGATCGAAGTGGGCGAGCGTGTGCTCGGGTACGAGGATCTCATCATCGCGACCGGGGCAGTCGCTCGTGGGCTGGAGACGGAATCTGTGTCCGCGTCTGATCCAGTGCACGCTCTGCGCACCTTGGATGACGCGATCGCACTTCGTGGCGCGATGTCCTCAGCAGATCGCATCGCGATCGTCGGAGCCGGCGTGCTGGGCTGCGAGATCGCATCGGTAGCGCGCGGCGCGGGGGTCGACACGGTGATGATCGGCCGAGCGCCGACTCTGAGCTTCGGTGGTCTCGGTACTGCGCTGTCGCCGCGCATCGTGTCTCTGCTCGCGGAGAACGGTGTGGAACTGCGGCTGGGGTCTGCAGTCTCCGCTGCGCGGGCGAGGGCGCAGGGCGGGGGAGTACGCCTCGCCGACGGATCGCTCATCGAGGCAGATCTCGTCGTCGCGGCCGTCGGATGCAGGCCGGCCGTCGACTGGCTGCGTGGCAGTGGGCTCGAAATCGCAGACGGTGTCGTCTGCGACGCGCACGGACGAGCAGCCCCGCATGTGTTCGCCGTCGGCGATGTGGCCGCATGGTTCGATGCATCATCTGGCACTCACCAGCGAGTCGAGCATCAGCAGAACGCCATCGAACAGGCGCAGGCCGTGGCGCGTTCTCTTGTGCACGGCATTCCTTCGGCGCCGATCATCCCGTTCTTCTGGTCCGAGCTCTTCGGCACCCGGATCCTCTCGTGCGGGCGCGTATCGCATGACGCGACGATCTCGACGCTCCATGGTGATCCTCAACGAGATCGCTTCGTGCTCGCCGCGACGTACCGCGGTGCTGTCGAGGGGCTGATCGGCTGGAACATGCCGCGTGAGTTCCGGCTCGCGCGCGCCGACCTGCTCGCCTCATCCGGCGAGAGACATCTGATCTCCGCCGGGAGAGGAACGGAATACCCATGACAACCTCGCACTCGCTCCCTCCGGCGACCTGCCCCTTCCACGAGATTCGGACGCTCCCCACGGACGGGACACCCCTGCACCCGTCACCCACGCTCGCGCAATGGCGAGACGAAGGTGCGGCGACTCCGCTGCGATACGCCGATGGGCATGACGGGCTTATCGTCACTCGCCATGACCTCGCGCGCGATGTGCTCGCTGATCCGCGTTTCAGTCAATTGCCACAGCGCTTTCCGCATCGCAGCGGAGAAGCGCACGCCGACGAGATCGACGACAGAGCCGTCGAAGCGCTGGCCGCTGCCGGGTTGCTCGGTCTGGATGCGCCCCAGCACGGTCGCATCCGCAGAGCGGTGACCAGTCGGTTCTCCGTGCGTGCGGCCCGTGCGAAGCAGGAGAAAGTGGGTGAGATCGTCCGTGCCCAGCTGGATGCGCTCCAAAAATCTGGAGCGCCGGCAGATCTCACCGAGCACTTCTCCATACCGATCGCGACGCTCGTGCACTGCGATGTGCTCGGTGTTCCCGAGCATCTCGTCGAGGGCTTCTGGGATCACTTCGTGTC
The DNA window shown above is from Microbacterium murale and carries:
- a CDS encoding ferredoxin, giving the protein MRITVNTDACVGAGQCALVAGGLFDQDDDGIVILLEEHPGDADLPSAQRAASLCPARAITVNPR
- a CDS encoding cold-shock protein, yielding MATGTVKWFNSDKGYGFIAPDDGSADVFAHFSAIQGSGHRNLEEAQKVEFDTEQGPKGPQATNITAL
- a CDS encoding NAD(P)/FAD-dependent oxidoreductase; protein product: MTAHIQHFQVIIVGASLAGLTAAESLRDEGFSGSIAVIGEEMHAPYLRPSLSKQVLKGVWGPTQAAIREPSQLADLDIALMLGRGARRLDIAGRTIEVGERVLGYEDLIIATGAVARGLETESVSASDPVHALRTLDDAIALRGAMSSADRIAIVGAGVLGCEIASVARGAGVDTVMIGRAPTLSFGGLGTALSPRIVSLLAENGVELRLGSAVSAARARAQGGGVRLADGSLIEADLVVAAVGCRPAVDWLRGSGLEIADGVVCDAHGRAAPHVFAVGDVAAWFDASSGTHQRVEHQQNAIEQAQAVARSLVHGIPSAPIIPFFWSELFGTRILSCGRVSHDATISTLHGDPQRDRFVLAATYRGAVEGLIGWNMPREFRLARADLLASSGERHLISAGRGTEYP
- a CDS encoding AraC family transcriptional regulator, producing MCADLVSPQERIRGRHETLSRYGIAAEPFPGYVNPVLDHHELDVVLLTFVLAGEGHHVMDGIDHLITGPSFAITRTGEKHGLITGDRPLDVVNVYLDVDDHPLPSLRPPLDLALATLIPLGASTASRIRLPQVSLDDVDDTRALLRMIVAETNRPHDGTGEAMDALKKLILVTCARLIADRGFIPDTASLGRAHSAIETVRVYLDRNYVDTHTLESLASMAHLERTYFSRMFARYTGSTVTDYVAQLRVQYAMTQLRGGDRPISDIAVSSGFRDLSHFGRVFRKHSGTTPREYRRRHSLSTVRPVV
- a CDS encoding aldo/keto reductase: MHYRPLGRTGIQVSPLALGAMMFSSFGNADQKEVDQMVARALDAGINFIDTADAYGESEDMLGKALLGRRDDVVLASKFARPIGDDPNHQGASRRWIITAVENSLRRLNTDHLDLYQMHRPDPQTDIEETLSALTDLVRSGKVRAIGSSDMPASDMVEAQWVAERRGLERFRTEQPHYSLLDRSIEREVLPVAQRFGMGTVIWSPLASGMLTGRVRRGQDTDLRRTRLFAALRDERRIEAVEQLIPLAAEAGLPLTHLALAFVIAHPGVTAALIGPRTMEQLDDLLASTDVRLSDELLDRIDEIVPPGTGVGRMDQEYNTPPIESAALRRRPVGERSAA
- a CDS encoding ABC transporter substrate-binding protein translates to MFTLRTRASLAALSGAAVVAAAAGCSAGTATDGKTTISYLVQTDKLTTETATAMIEAFEKANPDIAVELDTQPAGTEGDNLTKTKLSTGEMSDVFFYNTGSLLQALNPDDQLVDLSGESWVEKVNDDFLSTVSTDDGIYGAPNGSSLAGGVLYNKKVYASLGLEVPTSWAEFLANGEEIKRSAPDVAPILQAYGDDWTAQLFVLADFANVLHQDPEWATKYTDNEAKYSDQPAFSGFLHQQEAFEAGLFNEDFASLLNDEAIAMLAEGSGAHYPILTSAVSAISQNHPDSLDDVGFFALPADDATDTQATVWQPNALYIPRSTEGAQLEAAKKLVEFIASSQEACEILQATGVPSGPYVISTCELPADAPAAIQDLNAYFEAEATAPALEFLSPVKGPSLPNITIEVGSGIRSAEDAAALYDEDVKKQAQQLGLEGW
- the pepN gene encoding aminopeptidase N → MSSANLTRRETAARSATFNVHQIRVELDLRDATNPQQRGFGTTTTLKFEASATDSWIDFIGESVNRVTVNGVDVPVDYDGARIAVTGLVASNTVVVEATGRYSRSGEGLHRFVDPVDGETYLYTQYEPADSRRVMACFEQPDMKAAYTFIVHAPHDWQVLSNQSVVTTRVTNSGQTVEFAPTLPLSSYITAVAAGPYHRVDSTWTRGEQEVALGVFCRASLARHLEADEIIEVTRQGLDFFTDAFAFAYPWGKYDQIFVPEYNLGAMENPGLVTFTEAYIPRGAATDAQRGGRANTILHEMAHMWFGDLVTMRWWDDLWLKESFADYMGSHASAAATRFTDAWVRFAANRKAWAYQQDQLPTTHPIVADIPDLEAAKLNFDGITYAKGASVLKQLVAFVGEEPFFEGARRYFAAHAYGNTTLDDLLVQLEDVSGRDVRAWSKSWLETSGVTTLWLETDAAGERVLMQSDPRPHRLRVGLYDLIEGRLVLREQIELDIMAERTPVSLPAADLIVLNDDDMSYVKARLDEASVAAAATALSTLAPLPRALVWSSLWNATRDGEMPAATYLDIVRHHAPAEENIGLLSGVLANTAYTIGHFVPVARREAERTAWLAAAEAALDAALPGSDAQLAWARAFAAASAVSDASADRVRAILGGNGPAGLPIDPELRWSLITALATTGNSSEDDIADELRHDDTADGRTAALRALASRPAADVRAAAWDRAWNDESLSNDHLDAIIAGVRAGARRDLIARFDDEYFERIAEVWSVRSIELARRLVIGLFPGTDTTDAVDAWLAENQIAPAALRRLVIEQRDHLARGIRVRAAQ
- a CDS encoding aminoglycoside phosphotransferase family protein — encoded protein: MALSPAAERRLDEAEVRMLLVQGAPHLARRTLQLVDEGWDNATWRLGDDLAVRIPRRGLAAPLIEHEQQALPIIGPMLDAVGVRTPIPVVDGRATSEFPWPWSIVPWIPGTHALERPRARNAAWAPELANALRALHRTAPADAPHNPVRGIPLAQRDERLRELLALVPNALRLSIDSAWSAGLAAPVSTERVWIHGDLHPGNIVIAGDRLSALIDFGDVTAGDPSYDLAIAWMAFDAKGRAAFRHATAGRYDDATWVRARAWAASVAAILLVQSDDRDGYRALGRSTAAELLARDVTAPRAP
- a CDS encoding TetR/AcrR family transcriptional regulator → MMSTPAQDSAPRRKRADAVRNTESVLEAAKAAFAESGVDAPMRDIAARAGVGVGTIYRNYPLRSDLIIAVFRREVDATAAEAGRLAGEYPPPEALRRWTARFAGFVATKRGFASALHSGDPAYQSLPKYFVGTLAPKVQSILDAGARDSSIRDDVRAEELIHALSRLAQDRSVDTGEQTTRMTDVLLDGLFLCAPGESRN
- a CDS encoding MBL fold metallo-hydrolase, which codes for MRVTKFEHASLRVDLGGDTLIIDPGSFTSPLDDLSGLVGVVITHEHPDHWTADHLDRILRDAPGIPIFAPAGVATAAADYDITVVEPGDTVSAGPFTVRFFGGDHEIIHSSLPRVQNLGVLINDELYYPGDSYAVPEGVEVGTLAAPLGAPWLKIGEAMDFVLAVAPRRAFGVHDMTLSVIGRDMHRARLKWATEQHGGEFFELDPGASLDL